DNA from Acidobacteriota bacterium:
GCCGCCCATGTAGCTGCCGGCGTTCTCCGGCGACGGGGCGATCTGATCCTGGTTCGGAAACTCGGGCGGCGCCGGCAGCTCGCCGTTCTCGTCCGGCGGCAGCAGGTGGAGGTTGAAGTGGTGGATGATGTCGCTGTCCGGCTTGCACTGGAAGGCGACGACCCAGCGGTCCTCCGGCAGGTCCTCCTCGGTGAGCACGTAGGAGAACGCGGCATAGAGGTCGTCCACGTCGTCCTCGACGAAGTAGGGCTCCGGCATCGTCACGACGAGGTCGGGCTCGCCGACGACCCAGCCTCCGGTGCTCGGAAACTCGCGCGGCGGCGGGGCTTCGGCGGCGTCGCCGGGGGCCGCGCCGCTTCCGGCCCAGTTGACCAGGGTCTCGATCTCCGCCTGGTCAAGCACCCGTTCGTTCGCGAATGTGCCGTCGTGCTGCGGGTGGGCGTCCCACGGCGGCATCTCGCGCGCCGCTACCGTCCGCGCGATCGACCGGGCCCAGGGCCGCACCTCGGCGTAGGTGGTCAGGGCCATCGGCGCCCTCATCCCGCCGTAGTTGGCTCCCGCCGGGCGGTGACAGTCCTGGCAGTGCATCTGCAGAACGGGCAGCACATCGCCGTAGAAGGTCGGCGCGTCGCGGTCGGCGGCGGCGGCCGGAGTGACGACGAGGAGGGCGAGTGCGAACGGGACTGTGCGGTTCATGGCGTCAGGGTACCAGCGGAAGCCCGGAGCCGGAGTGGCCCGGCCGCTGCGCGGCGCGCCGCGATGCCGGCCAGAAGGCCGGCGCACCCAGGCCGGCGCAACCAGTGGGCTCAGGCGGTCGCCAACTGGCGCTCGGGGTGCATCTCGTCGACATCGACGCCGACGATCCTCGATACGCCGCGTTCCTCCATCGTCACTCCGTAGAGCGTGCTCGCCACCTGCATCGTCAGCTTGTTGTGGGTGATGATGAGGAACTGGGTTTCCGCCGACATCCGCTGCAGCATGTCGACGAAGCGCAGGATGTTCGCGTCGTCGAGCGGCGCGTCGACTTCATCGAGGATGCAGAACGGGGATGGCTTCGTCTGGAAGAGGGCGAACAGCAGGGCGATCGCCGCTAGCGCCTTCTCCCCGCCCGAGAGCAGCATGATGTTCTGGGCGCGCTTGCCCGGTGGCCGGGCGGTGATCTCGATGCCGCAGTCCAGCGGGTCCTCCTCGTCCATCAGGCGCATTTCGGCATCGCCGCCACGGAAGAGTTCGGTGAAGGTGCGGCCGAAGTTCTCGTTGACCTCACTGAAGGCGGCGACGAAGCGCTCGGAGGAGGTCCTGTCGATGTCGCGGATCGTGCGCTTCAGGCTCTCGACGGAGGACGCCACGTCAGTACGCTGTCCGGTCAGGAACGTGTGGCGCTCCTGCTGCTCGTCGTACTCGTCGGCGGCCAGCACGTTGACCGGTCCCATCCGCTCCAGCAGGGTACGCCGCTGTTCGAGCTCCTCGGTCATGGCATCGAGGTCGGGGACTTCACCGTCCGGCCGGGCAGGCGCTTCCTGGCTGGCCAACTCGCGCCCGAACTCTTCGCGGTAGTCCCCTTCGAGGTGTTCGGCGTCCTGGCGCAGGCCCGCCTGCCGTACGCGCAGGTCCTCGATCCGGTCGCGCTGTTCGTCGCGCCGGGCGCCGAGGTCGCGCATTCGGGCCTCCAATTCGCGTCCGCGGCCCCGCTCTTCCTCGAGAGCCTCCTGGGCGGCGGTCGCTTCGTCTCTCGCGCTCGTCCGCTCGGCCAGGGCGTTGTCGAGTTCCCGCCGTGCCCGGGTGGATGCCTCCTCGAGTTCGATGAGGCGTCCGCGCAGCCGCTCCTGCTCGGCGAGCCACTCATTGTCGGCCTCGCGCAGACTCGCGATTCGCTGCTCCAGTCTCTCCGTCTCGTTTCGCTCCGTAGCTGAGCGCTCCTCGATCAGTTCGAGCTGGCCCTGCCGGCCGGCCCCCGCCGTGACGCGCTCCTCGCGCTCCTCACGGGCCCGCTCGACGGCGGCGGCCGCTTCCTGGACTGCCCGTTCCAGACTGCGATGAACCGTCTCGCGGGCTTCGATGTCGGTCTGGATCTGTGCCTGGCGACTCTCCGCCTCGGCGATCTTGCGAATCAGTTCGTCGCGCTCGCTCTCGGCCGCCGCGCTTTCGCGAGCCTGTACGGCGCGCCGTTCGGTGATGTCCTCGAGGCGGGCCCTGGCGACTGCGAGCTGTTCCCGGAGATCGGCCGCGGCCTTCTCGATCCGCCGACCTTCCAGGGCGGCGTCGCGGACGCTCCCGGCGGCTCCATCGATCTCGCTGCTGAGCGTTGTGCAGCGTTCCTTGAGTTCGTCCGTACGTCGGACGAGGTCGTCGAGCTCGCGTTGACGGCCCAGAGCGCCCGGCGCCGCGCCTTCGCCGCGCACGGTGACGCGGCCGGCCTCGATCCAGAGCCGGTCCCGGCACAGGAAGGCGACGTCCGGGTTGTCCGCCGCCAGGCGTTCCGCCGCCTCGGGGCTGGAGAGGAGGCAACCGGGGGGGAGCGAGGCGCGCAGTTCTTCGGGCAGGCCGAGCGCCGTCCACACGTCGCCGACGATCTCCGGATCGTCGAGTTCCGCGATTTTCTTGAGCCCTGGCAGGGGCTTCCGTGTCTCGGCCGGCCGAAGGAGCGTGACCTGGTGTTCCAAGCCGGCGAGAGCGCGGGCGATGGCCACGGCATCTTCGTCGCCGGGGGTCAGGACGGCGTTGCGCAGCGGGCCCAGGAAGAGGTCGAGGCTGTCTTCCCAGCCCGCCGGCACGTTCACTTCGTCGCCGAGGAAGCGGGGCTCCGAAAGCCCCAGATCGAGCAGAGCGCCGCGGATTCCGGTTCGCAGCTCCTCGTCGCGCTGACCGAGCTCGCGGAGAACGGCCGTCCGCTTCTGGGCCTCGACGAGCTCCTCGCGGCGCGTTTCCCGTTCGGCCTGGGCCGCCTGCCGCCGGTTCCGGCTCGCTTCAAGGGCCGTGGCGGCACGCTGGGCGGCCTGGGTCTCGGTGGTCAGGGCGATGTCCAGCGTCTCCACCTTGGCGCCTACGCTCTTGACGTCGACGTCGATCGAGCGGAGCGCGTCCCTGCTGCGTTCCAGCGTCGTTTCGGCTCGGTCGCGGCGGTCGACCGCCTTCTCGGTGACGATGCGCTCGGCGACCAGGCGGCTCCTCAGCCCGTCCATCCCCACGCGCGATGCCGCCTGTTCCTCGAGCAGATCACGATGTCGCCTGCGCGCGTCCTCGATAGCGGTATCGGCCTCGTCGATCCGGCGGCGGTCGTCGTGGACCTTCGCCAGCGCCTCTTCGCGCTCCGAAAGGAACATCTGCCGGCGTCCGGCGAGAACGGCGAGGGCCTCCTCGGCCGCCGCCAGTTCGCGGCGCCGCGTCTCCTCGCTTCGGGCGCCGGCTTCCAGCCGCTCGGCGATTTCCGCCCGGGTGGCGCGGCCGCCCTTGATCAGTTCCTGGCGCCCCTCGATCGTCGCCAGCAGGGTGGCCTGACGTTCGTGCGAGCGGACGGCCTCTCCGGTGCGTGCGTCGATGGTGTGACGGCACTCGGCGAGTTCCGCGTTGCCGCGGGCGATCTCCGCCAGGAGTTCCGCCTCCCGGTTGGCCTCCTGTCCCAGAGCCGACCCGAGTTCCCCGAGCTCGCCCTGGAGCTTCGCCCAACGTGCCAGGAGCACGGCGTCGAGCAGCTCGCGGTAGGCCCCCCTGCGTTCGCGGTGGCGCCGCGCGGCGTTCGCCTGCCTCTTGAGCGAGCGAAGACTGCGCTCGACCTCGGAGATGATGTCGTCGAGCCGGAGCAGGTCGGCGGTCGCGTCCTCGAGCTTCAGGCTGGCGAGGCGCTTGCGGTTCTTGTAACGGGTGATCCCGGCCGCTTCCTCGATCAGCTTGCGGCGTTCCTGGGGCTTGCCGGAGAGGATCATCCCGATCCGCCCCTGCTCGATCACGGAGTAGGCGCGGATGCCCAGACCCGTGTCCATCAGGATGTCGCGGATGTCCTTGAGCCGGGCCACCCGGTCGTTCAGCCGGTACTGGCCCTCGCCGCCGCGGAAGATCCGCCGCCCGATCGTGATGCGGCCGTCCTCGGCGTTCTCGACGCTGCCGTCGGTGAGGAAGGTGAGGCTGACCTCGGCCATCCCAAGGGGCTTGCGCTGGCCGCTGCCATTGAATATGACCTCCTCCATGGAGCTGCCGCGCAGCGACTTGGGGCTCTGCTCGCCGAGCACCCAGGTGATGGCCTCTGCCAGGTTGCTCTTGCCGCAGCCGTTCGGTCCGACGATCGCCGTGATGCCGCGGGCGAAGCGGCTCGTTACCGGGTCGACGAAGGTCTTGAAGCCGTTGACTTCAAGGCTTTCCAGTTTGAGCATGGTTGGCGTGGCGGGGAATCGGGCCTTTCCGGCCCTTGGGGAAGATAACAGGATTCATGCATAAGTCACAAGTAGTTGTGCCGGTGGTCGTTCCCGGCCACAACATGTGGCGTCTCGGGCGCGCCGCTGATACGCTGCCACGGCGGTGAGCGCGCTGACGGTCAAGAGAACGCTGTTCGATGCGCCGCAGATGGCGCGGATGATGCGCCGGATGGCGCTGGAGGTGGTCGAGCGCGCGGGGGGGACCGACTCGCTGATGCTGGTCGGCGTGCGCACCCGCGGCGTGCCCCTGGCCGACTTCATCGCCGCCGAGATCAAGCGCACGGAAGACGTGGCCGTGCCGGTCGGCGTACTCGACATCACGCTCTACCGGGACGATCTCTCGACGATCGCGCCACAGCCCGTGGTCAAGGAGAGCGTGATGCCGGTTCCGATCGACGACCGGATCGTCGTGCTCTGCGACGACGTTCTCTACAGCGGCCGCACGATCCGGGCGGCGATGGACGCCCTGATCATGGACTACGGCCGGCCGCGGGCGATTCGCCTCGCGGTGCTGATCGACCGCGGCCACCGGGAACTTCCGATCCACGCCGACTGCGTCGGCGAACACGTGCAGACGACGGACACCGAGGTGATCAAGGTCTCCTACGCGGCTACCGACGGCGGCAAGGAGCTGGTCGAGCTCCTGGAACGCGAAGGGTGAGCGTACCGGTCTGGCAGCGAGGCGACCTGCTCGGGGTCGCCGAGTTGTCTACGGCCGAGATCCTCCACGTTCTCGACACTGCGGAGTCGTTCGTCGAGGTGGCGGCGCGGCCGATCAAGAAGGTGCCGACGCTGCGGGGCAAGACGGTCATCAACCTGTTCTTCGAGCCCTCGACCCGGACCAGCTCGAGCTTCGAGATCGCCGAGAAGCGGCTATCGGCCGACAACATCAACTTCTCGACTTCCTCGTCGTCGTTGTCCAAGGGCGAGACGCTGCTCGACACGGCCCGCAATCTGGAGGCGATGGCGCCGGATCTCGTCGTCATCCGGCATGCCCACCCGCGGGTGCCGCACGCACTGGCGGAGCGTCTCGCTTCGGGCGTGATCAACGCCGGCGACGGTTCCCACGAGCATCCCACCCAGGCGCTGCTCGACGCCTTCACGATTCGCCGCCGGAAGGGTCGGGTGGAGGGCCTGAAGATCGCCATTGTCGGCGATGTGGCGCACAGCCGGGTCGTCCGCTCGAACGTCCTTTGCCTGACCCGGCTGGGTGCCGACGTCACCGTTGCCGGGCCCCGCACGATGATGCCGGAAGAGCCCGAGTCGCTTGGTGCCCGGGTGGTCTATTCGCTGGAGGAGGCGATCGAGGACGCCGACGTGGTGATGATGCTCCGTGTGCAACTCGAGCGTCAGGCGCGGGTCGCGTTTCCCTCAGAACGGGAGTACTTCGAGTTCTTCGGGCTCACCGCGGAGCGCCTGCGCCGGGCGAGCGACGACGCGATCATCATGCACCCGGGGCCGATCAACCGCGGCATCGAGATCGCCAGCGAGGTCGCCGACGGACCCTGGTCGGTGATCCTCGAGCAGGTGGCGAACGGCGTCGCGGTGCGGATGGCCGTGCTCTACCTGCTGGCCGGCACGAAGAGCGGCGAGGGCGGACCGACGCCGTGAGCGGATCGCTGATCGTTCGCGGAGGCCGGGTCGTCGACCCGACCCAGGAACTCGACGGTCCGGCCGACGTCCTGATCGGGGGTGGCAAGGTGACGGCCTGCGGCCCCGGTCTTCCGGCGCCGGAGAACGCGCGCGAGGTCGACGCCGCGGGTCTGGTCGTCACGCCCGGCCTGATCGACATGCACGTCCACCTGCGGGAGCCGGGCCAGGAGTACAAGGAGACGATCGAGACCGGGACGCGGGCCGCCGCGGCCGGAGGGTTCGTGGCCGTCGCCTGCATGCCGAACACCGATCCCGTGAACGACGACCCGTCCGTTACCGAGTTCATGCTCAAGCAGGCGGAGCGGGCGGGCTGGGCCCGGGTCTACCCGATCGCAGCGGTGAGCAGGGGGCTCCTGGGCCGCGAGTTGACGGAGTTCGGCGCTCAGCGACGGGCCGGGGCGGTCGCGATTTCGGACGACGGCCGTCCCGTCTGGAGTGCTGCCCTGATGCGCCAGGCGCTGCGCTACGCCCGGCACTTCGACCTGCCGCTGATCCAGCACGCCGAGGAACTCGAGCTCTCGGGCGACGGCGTCATGCACGAGGGGCGGTTCTCGACCCGGCTCGGCGTCGAGGGGATCCCGGGCGCCGCGGACGACGTCATGGTCTCCCGCGACCTGCTCCTGACGGCGGACACCGGGGGCCGCTACCACCTGGCGCACATGTCGACCGCGCGCAGCCTGGACCTGATCCGGGCAGCCAGGGCGGATGGCCGGCGGGTCACCTGCGAGGTCTCGGCCCATCACTTGCTGCTGACGGACGAGGACGTCTTCGACTCCGGCCTCGACCCGGACTTCAAGATGCACCCGCCGCTCAGGAGCGCCGCCGACCGGGACGCCCTCGCCCTGGGCCTCGCCGACGGTTCGATCGACGCGATCGCGAGCGATCACGCCCCCCATCATCCGGACGAGAAGGAGCTCGACTTCGTCGCCGCGCCGAACGGCATCGTCGGGCTCGAGACGACGCTCAGCCTCTGCCTGGACCGGCTGGTGGCGAAGGGTGTGATCGACCTGGCGCGCCTCGTCGACCTGCTGTCGACGGCGCCGGCGCGGATCCTCGGCGTAGCCGGCGGCAGCCTCGCACCGGGCTCGCCCGGCGACGTGACCCTGATCGACCTCGAGCGCGAGGTCGAGGTCGACCCGGCGATGTTCCGGAGCAGGTCTCGCAACACGCCGTTCGCCGGCTGGAAGCTGCGCGGCGCGGCGGCCGGCACGGTGGTCGGCGGTCGCGTGATCGAGTTGCCGTAGGCGCGGAGTTTCGGCTAGCCGATGCTCCGGCCTCCATCGACGTCGAGGCAGACGCCGGTGAGAAAGGCGGCGTCGTCGGAGGCGAGGTACGCGACGGCGGAGGCGACATCGGCCGGTTCGGCGAGCCGGCCCAATGGAATCGTCTTCTGAAGGACCTCCCGTCCTGCGTCGTCCAGCTTCCGCCCCCCGGAGGGGCCCTTCATGAAATCGGTGTCGGCGGCGACGGGGTTGACGGCGTTCACGCGGATGCCATGAGGCGCGAGTTCGGTCGCCAGCCCCCGAGTCAGGGTGATCACCGCTCCCTTCGTGGCGTTGTAGGCGGTGATCAGTGGCCGGGGGCGGAGAGCGCCGATCGAGGCGGTATTCACGATGACGCCGCCGTCGAGGCAGACGCCGGTGAGAAAGGCGGCGTCGTCGGAGGCGAGGTACGCGACGGCGGAGGCGACATCGGCCGGTTCGGCGAGCCGGCCCAATGGAATCGTCTTCTGAAGGACCTCCCGTCCTGCGTCGTCCAGCTTCCGCCCCCCGGAGGGGCCCTTCATGAAATCGGTGTCGGCGGCGACGGGGTTGACGGCGTTCACGCGGATGCCATGAGGCGCGAGTTCGGTCGCCAGCCCCCGAGTCAGGGTGATCACCGCTCCCTTCGTGGCGTTGTAGGCGGTGATCAGTGGCCGGGGGCGGAGAGCGCCGATCGAGGCGGTATTCACGATGACGCCGCCTCCGCGTTCGAGCAGCCGCGGCACGCCGTGCACCACGCCCAGGTAGACGCTCTTCGTGTTCACCGCGAAGACCCGGTCGTAGTCGATTTCGGCGAGTTTCCAGAGCGGCTTCGCCCGGTGGCAGTAGCCCGCGTTGTTGACGAGGATGTCGATGCCGCCGAACGCGCCGCAGGCCCGTTCCATCAGCCGCCGCAGGTCGTCGCCTTGCGAGACGTCGACCGTCTCGAAGAGAACCTGGGCGCCGCGTCCGGCGAGCTGGGCTGTCGTCCGTTTCCCCTTGCGTGAGTCGATGTCCGCGAGCGCGACGGCCGCGCCCTCTTCGGCGAACCTGCGCGCGACGGCACGGCCGAAGCCGCCGGCGGCGCCGGTCACGACCGCGACCTTGCCGGCGAAGCGGGTACCGCCGCGCGCGATGTCGTTCTTGCTGTCCGAGTCGTTCATGGTGAGTATCCCCTCAGGTTTCGGGCGGCTACGCTACCCGGGTTCGGCGCCGAGAGAGGCGGGTTGATGGAAGAACGAGCAGCACTCAAGCGGCGTGTCGTCGTGGTCGGCGCCGGGAACGCGGCGCTTTGCGCCGCCCTCGCTGCCCGGGATGAAGGCGCGTCGGTGACCGTGCTGGAGCGCGCGCCGCGGGCCGAACGCGGAGGAAACAGCCGCTTCACGATGGCGGCGATGCGCTTTGCCTACGGCGGCCTCGACGATCTGCGCGAGGTAGCCGGCGGTCTGACCGAGGAGGACGTCGAGTCCAGCGATTTCGGAACGTACCCGGCGCGGCGCTTCATCGAGGATCTCGAACGGACCGGCGGCGGTCAGGCGAACCCGGAACTGGTCGAGACTCTGGTGGGGGAGAGCCGACGGACGCTGCGGTGGATGCGCGGCCGGGGGGTCGAGTTCGTTCCCCTATACGCGGGTCAGGCGTTCGAGATCGACGGCAAGCGGCGTTTCTGGGGCGGTCTGACGCTGCAGGCACGGGGAGGCGGCCCGGGGCTGGTGGCGGCCCTCGAGCGGGCGGCGGAGAAGGCGGGAATCGAGACGCGTTACGGATGCCGGGCGGTCAGCCTGCGGCTGGAGGAGGGCGCCGCGTGCGGCGTCGAGGTCTCGGAGGCATCCGGTCTGAGGATCCTGGAAGCCGACGGCGTGGTCCTCGCCAGCGGCGGCTTCGAGGCGAACGGCGACTGGCGGCGCCGCCACCTCGGCGAAGGCTGGGAGGAGGCCAAGGTCCGGGGCAGCCGCTTCAACACGGGGGATGGCATCCGCATGGCCCTCGAAGCGGGCGCCGGACGGGCCGGGCAGTGGTCCGGCTGCCATGCCGTGGCCTGGGATCTGAACGCGCCCGAGGTCGGCAACCTCGAGGTTCGCCACCGCTACCAGAAACACAGCTATCCGCTCGGCATCGTCGTCAACGCGAGGGGAGAGCGGTTTCTCGACGAGGGGGCGGACTTCCGGAACTACACCTACGCCAGGTACGGCCGCGAGGTGCTGGAGCAGCCGGGCCGCTTCGCCTGGCAGGTGTTCGACGCGCAGGTGGCTCACCTGCTGCGGGACGAGTACCGGAAGCCGCACGCGACCCGTGTCGAGGCAGACTCGCTGCCGGAACTCGCCGCGAGACTTGACGGCGTGGATGCCTCGGCGTTCCTGCGGACGGTCGGCGAGTTCAACGCCGCGGTGCGTCGGGAAGTGCGTTTCGACCCCAGCGTCCGCGATGGCCGCGCGACCCGCGGTCTCGCCCTGAACAAGTCGAACTGGGCCAACGCGCTCGAGGCGCCGCCGTTCGAGGCCTTCGCCGTGACCTGCGGCATCACCTTCACCTTCGGGGGCCTGTCGGTCGATCGGCGCGCCAGGGTGCTCGACCGCGATGGACGGCCGATCCCGGGTCTGTTCGCGGCAGGCGAACTCGTCGGCGGCCTGTTCTACGACAACTACCCGGGCGGTTCCGGACTGACCGCGGGCGCCGTGTTCGGCCGTCTGGCAGGCAGCGGGGCGGGTCGTTTCGATGCCTGAGTCCTCAGTCGACGGCAGCGTCCGCCTCGGGGCCCTTCAGATCCACGGCCCGCAAGGGCGCGTGCGCTACCTCGAGGTCACCACCGCGAGGCTCCAGCTTGCGCTGGCGGCCTTGATCCTCGTTTCTTCTCTCGTCGTCAACGCCGCCCTGATCGCGCCGATCGTGGTCCGTTCGCAGTTCTCGAAGGCCGAGCAGGTCGAGGTGTTCGAGGAACACCGGCGACTGGCGGCTCGCTTCGAGGCGCTGGCCGAACGCTATTCGGAGGTTCGCCAGTTGGCGTCGGAGCTGGACAGTCGACTATGCAAGATCGTCCTGGCCTACGGCGTCGGGGCGCCTGCGAACGAAGGGTGCGGCGAGGCCGTCGAGGTCCTGGAGGAACCCGCGCTGACCCTGCGGCAGGGCCAGGTGGTGCTGATCGAGTCAGGTGTCGAGGAGGACGTGGAACGGGTGACCGGACGCATCGAGGGCCGCTTGCAGGCGGCGATAGAGGTTGAGCAGGCCGACCCCGAACTCGTCGAGCTGACGCCGTCCGCGGTTCCGCTGCGGGGCGACGACTTCGTTCTCGTCGCTCCGTTCGGCCAGACGAGGAACCGGGTCACGGGCGCCGAGGAGTTCCACTACGGCATCGATCTCGCGGCTTCCGCCGGCGCTCCGGTCCTGGCCACGGCGGCCGGTCGGGTGACCTATGCGGGGCGGGGCGCAGCTTTGGGTCGTACCTGGATTCGCTACGGGCGCATCGTCGGAATCCGGCATGGCGACCGCTTCATCACCCTGTTCGGACACCTGGATACGACGGAAGTCCGGGCAGGCGAGGCGGTCAGCCGGGGACAGCGCATCGGCACGGTCGGGGCGACGGGATGGAGCGTGGAGCCGAACCTCCACTACCGCGTGCTACGCCGCCGCGGCGACGGGGGCTACGACGCCGTCGATCCCCGCATCCACATCCTGGACTATCGCTGGCACCAGGAGCAGTTCATCGCCTCGAACGTCGCGCCGGCGGGGCCAGTGCCGCTGCCGGCCACATTGCGGAGATAGAGAACGGGAGAAACGGGTTCATGGACTATCGGGCAGTCATCTTCGACCTGGGGGGAGTCGTCTTCGGTTCGCCGTTGCACGCCATCCGGCGCTACGAACAGGCGAACGGGATCGAGGAGAACTTCGTCAACCACCTGGTCGTCGCGGCCGGGCCGGGAGGATCCTGGCAGCGGCTGGAGCGCGGCGAGCTGGTCATGGGGCCGGGGTTCTTCGCCGCCTTGGACGACGATGTAAGGGCGGCCGATCCGTCGGTGGCCGAGCGCTTCTCGGCCGAGGAGATGATGGCGGCGATAGCCGAGGAGTCGAAGCCCAGGCCGCAGATGGTCGACGCCCTGCGGCGTCTGCGCGCCCGCGGCTACACGGTGGCGGCGCTGACGAACAACTGGGTCAGCGAGGAGGAACGGGAACCCGCGAGCGCCGAGGAGGCGGCGATGCGGGCCGAGGTACGCGAACTCTTCGATGACTACGTCGAATCGAGCGTCGTCGGCCTGCGCAAGCCGGATCCGGAGATCTACCGCCTGGCCTGTGGCCGGCTCGGGATCGAACCGCGCGAGGCGGTGTTCCTGGACGACATCGGGTCGAACCTGAAGAGCGCCCGGGCGCTCGGCATGACCACGATCAAGGTCGACGATCCGGACGACGCCCTCGCCGAGCTATGGCGGACGCTGGCCAGGAGGCAGCGCGACAGAAACGACACGAAGTGAGTTCTGTCGTGAAGCCTCCTGGCGAGGTGGGGGCTGGGGCCAAACAGCGAGCCCGCGAGCGGTTTGGCGGCTCTACTCCGGAAGGGTGAACGCGAGATCGACCATGGCGGTCAGGCCGTCGAGGAGGGTGACTCCGGAGCGTTGGCTGCCGAGGCGTTCGTGCCAGGCTTCGATGGTGTAGGTGCCCGCCGGGAGTCCGGGAATCTCGAAGGTGCCGTCCGGTCCGGTGACGGCGAAGTAGGGGTGGTTGAAGACGGCGAGGTAGCTCGACATCCACGGGTGGACGTCGCACTTGATCCGGAATGCGGGTTCCTCGTCCGTGAACGAGAAGGTGGCCTGCCTGATGGCGGCCGGCATGGCCCGGTTGAAGGGGCGGTTGACCTCGGACAGCGAGTGGACGTTGTGGAGCAGCTCGTCGGAGTTCAGCACCTTGAGTTCCTGGCCCACCATGATGCCGGCGACGCGGGGCGTGTAGCGGCAACCCTGCTGATCGATGACGGGCGGCTCCGCCGGCGGGTAGGGCCCTTCCGGAAGGTTGTCGGCGACGTAGACGAGGACGTTGGCCAGGCCGGCCTGTTCGTCGACCGCGAGGATCTCCGGGTAGACGGGCCCGGAGTACTTGGCGGCGCAGGCCGGGTCCGCGTCCATGTTGAGCGGCCGCAGTTCCGGCACGTCGCCGTCGAAGCGGACGGCGCCCGCGATCGTGCTCGTGCCCAGGGGTTCGGCGGGCGGCGCTTCAGCCGCCGGCGGGCCGCCGCCGCCGGTTCCGTCGGACGCGGCGTCGCCGCAGCCGGGGAGTGCGAGGAAGGGCAGGATGAGAACCGCCGCGAGAGCCGGGCGAAGCGATGGAGTCAGTGGACAGGTCATGCGTCCATTCTACGGGTCCTTCGCGACGGTTCGGCGCGTTTCCTTGACCCGGATAGGGGCCGGTGTTAGCTTCCGCGCGATTCGTGGCCCGGCTGAGCCCCTGAGGGCAACCGCCGCCCTACTTCTTCGCCCTCGATGGCACAGAGTCAGGACAATACGCACGAGCCCGTCGCCGGACGTGCGCCGCTGATCGTCGGCGGCTACGACTTCCGTTCCCTGACGGAAGCGGTCGCGGTGCCGGTCGAGCGCAAGACGCCGATCGGCTGGTGGTTCTTCTTCCTGCCGTCGCTGGCGATGCTGGGCCTGTTCGGGGTTTCGATCGGCTGGCTGTTCTGGGAGGGCACCGGCATCTGGGGTCTGAACAACCCGGTCAACTGGGGCTTCGCGATCGTCAACTTCGTCTTCTGGGTCGGCATCGGCCACGCCGGCACGCTGATCTCCGCCATCCTGTTCCTGTTCCGGCAGAAGTGGCGGACGTCGATCAACCGCGCCGCCGAGGCGATGACGATCTTCGCGGTCATGTGCGCCCTGGTGTTTCCCGGCATCCACGTCGGCCGTGTGTGGGTCGCCTACTGGATGTTCCCGCTGCCGAACCAGATGGACATGTGGCCGAACTTCCGCAGTCCGCTGATCTGGGACGTGTTCGCGGTGTCGATCTACGGCACGGTGTCCCTGATGTTCTGGTACGTCGGCCTGATCCCGGACCTGGCGACGATCCGCGACCGCGCCAAGACCAGGATCCGCAAGATCGCCTACGGCATTTTCGCTCTCGGCTGGCGCGGTTCGCACCGCAACTGGCTCCACTACGAGCGGGCCTACCTGATGCTCGCCGGCCTGGCGACTCCGCTGGTCCTCTCGGTCCACTCCGTCGTGTCGATGGACTTTGCCACCGCCCAGTTGCCCGGCTGGCACACGACGATCTTCCCGCCCTACTTCGTCGCCGGCGCCATCTTCTCCGGCTTCGCGATGGTCATGACCCTGATGCTGATCTGCCGGGTCCTGTTCAGGATGGAGGACATCATCACGATGCGCCACCTCGAGAACATGGCCAAGATCATGCTGCTTACGGGCTGCATGGTCGGCTACGCCTACGGCATCGAGATGTTCATCGCCTGGTACAGCGGCAACCCCTACGAGCAGTTCGCCTTCGCCAACCGGGCGCTGGGCCCGTACGCCTGGGCCTACTGGATCATGGTGAGCTGCAACGTGATCACGCCGCAGCTGTTCTGGTTCAAGAAGATGCGCAACCACATCGGCTGGCTGTTCATCTCGTCCATCCTGATCAACATCGGCATGTGGTTCGAGCGCTTCGTGATCGTCACTTCGTCGCTCC
Protein-coding regions in this window:
- a CDS encoding carboxypeptidase regulatory-like domain-containing protein; amino-acid sequence: MTCPLTPSLRPALAAVLILPFLALPGCGDAASDGTGGGGPPAAEAPPAEPLGTSTIAGAVRFDGDVPELRPLNMDADPACAAKYSGPVYPEILAVDEQAGLANVLVYVADNLPEGPYPPAEPPVIDQQGCRYTPRVAGIMVGQELKVLNSDELLHNVHSLSEVNRPFNRAMPAAIRQATFSFTDEEPAFRIKCDVHPWMSSYLAVFNHPYFAVTGPDGTFEIPGLPAGTYTIEAWHERLGSQRSGVTLLDGLTAMVDLAFTLPE
- the nrfD gene encoding polysulfide reductase NrfD, with the protein product MAQSQDNTHEPVAGRAPLIVGGYDFRSLTEAVAVPVERKTPIGWWFFFLPSLAMLGLFGVSIGWLFWEGTGIWGLNNPVNWGFAIVNFVFWVGIGHAGTLISAILFLFRQKWRTSINRAAEAMTIFAVMCALVFPGIHVGRVWVAYWMFPLPNQMDMWPNFRSPLIWDVFAVSIYGTVSLMFWYVGLIPDLATIRDRAKTRIRKIAYGIFALGWRGSHRNWLHYERAYLMLAGLATPLVLSVHSVVSMDFATAQLPGWHTTIFPPYFVAGAIFSGFAMVMTLMLICRVLFRMEDIITMRHLENMAKIMLLTGCMVGYAYGIEMFIAWYSGNPYEQFAFANRALGPYAWAYWIMVSCNVITPQLFWFKKMRNHIGWLFISSILINIGMWFERFVIVTSSLHRDFLPANWDYYQATFWDFASLIGSFGLFFTMFCLFARFLPMVATAEVKTVLPEADPHQGEELVRVVPAGSGVEPSPQAAPAGGGGA